In the Limanda limanda chromosome 15, fLimLim1.1, whole genome shotgun sequence genome, ctctgctcatattcaattattttataaaaaaatgtcattgtgAAGCACATTGCATCATTGTTAAGAAAAGTGCTacttattcaaagtttattattatataaatatataatactaTGAAAGTTCGTCTTGTGGACTGTGTTGTTGCATGAATCAATTTGTAATGAGATTAGTTATTGCTGCCTATGCacagtttgaatgtgttttgtatttgtcacaGCTGTCTTTGGCATGTCACACCAGAGATCATTGGATGGCCACCTGTTAACAGTGGCAGCCTATGATCTCAGAGTATCAAATATAACTCAACACAATTCTGATAAAATATAAgtccttttattttgttggactgtacattgttttcatttgtatctTTCTGATTCAAAGAGTCTTAAAGAAGGCTCGGAACGATTTAGCTTCCACTTCAAATCCTGTATGAACGTTTCCATTGTTTATGTGAACCACGAAAACCCAATAAATGAGAAGAAgaattaagaaataaaagacagatCATTCTTCTCCAGTACACCATATTTTATTCCCTAAATGTCAGGATCCTAGTGATAACAAGATGGTCTCAGATAAGGCATTGTAATTCATATAGAATTCTGAAGCTTATTGAATTTTGATTAACTTGAATTTAGGGCTACTGTTAATGTAAAATGTTCTTTATCTAATGATCTgctgatttatattttctatttattttttggtcTTCAAATAATCACATGATTATGAAAATGCACCCATCACATCATCGTCTTTTGTCCAATCAGCAGTTCAACACCCAAATATGTTCAGTTTTCCTCGCATACGTGACCAAGAAAACCAGTGAAACTTATTATTTCAGAAGCTGTTACTTGAAAAGGAACTAAAACAAGTAATTGATCATGAAAATAGTTACCACCAAGTTACCACCTTTTTTCAGTCAATCGACCAATTGGTTATTCAATTAACTGTTTAGTTTCTACTTGTATTGAATATTGCACTGATCTGCCTCTCCCGCGTTTGGCCTATAATCTGCTACAGTTCAAACTAAACTTGCTTTCCCTTCCCTCAGTCACCATGGAGTTCTCTAGCAACAGAAGAAAGAAGTTCATCTCAAGCCATCAGGCTGAGATATATGGTCATCCTCTGCAGTTCTACGGGCAGCCTCCTCTTGAAAACATCTCCCTCATGGAATTTGAGACATTTGCTGTGGACCGACTGAAATGTAAGACCTGAGCAAATAAGGAAATTTACTATAAGCACTGTTTTCTCAGATTTTGTCAGATATATttttaacatgttaaaaaaatgacatgtttttCATTGTACTGCAGTGTTGAAGACCATTGAGAATTTGGGAGTGAGCTACTTGAAGGGGTCTGATGACTACAAAAAGAAACTGAACAATGAGTCTAAAAACCTGAACTTTCCTTACAGACTAGAGGCTGTGAGTATTTCTAGCATGATAGCACATCTCTACTGTGCAGCTTTTATAAACTGTTACTGTGTAGCTTTATCACTATCCTACAGGGATTTCTCTGTTCATTTACCAGCTCATTCAGATGGGGGTTTCTTACATGGATACTGGGATTTCTTATCTATATTGTTAGAGCTGTAAATGAGGGATGGCACATGCTTTGTAAAGAGTGATCTGCAATTTTATGTTAATCTTTTAAAGCTAGAAAATGTGTGTCTTGCCAGATGTCATAATTAGTAACGTTGTAAATATTAAGTCAGTAtctgatttatatatttgtcatattaattaaaaggaagaaacatttttaatatattacaGATGGAGAAAAACACCCATATCAAAACACAAAAGCTGTGAATACTGAGAGTCAGAGGGCAGAAAGCTGCCTTCTTATGTCCCATTACAAAAAATATTAACAGATATTATAGTAAATCTGTTCAATGTGCATAGCTCGTAAACATTACTGAAAATACAGCCTGTGATGATATGATCCAGTCTTGATCAGAGAGGAAGTCAGAAAATGCTACTCTTTCAAAGGCCAGTCCTAGTTGTTACTGgattctgagaaatcaaagctgcacatcaaattaaaataactgtAATGATGCTTTGAACCTCCTCTTTGCTTCTGGGAACCTTACTTCCTATGTTGCATCAGTATAGATCAGTAGAGATGAACTAATGCCAAATAAAAGACTTTCTATTACTATACTGATACTTCTATTAATCTGTCAAGGATGACAGAAAACCCCAGATTGGACTAAGTGAAcatgagaaaagaagaaaggatcATATCTCCCACTTCATTCTCAGGCTCGCCTATTGCCAAACGTAAGTAAAGtctgccattattattattattattgtctgtTGTCATGGATATCATTCGAATGCAACTATACtaagtattattattttccatGTCATCTTAAAGGGAAGATCTCAGGCGCTGGTTCATACAGCAGGAAGTAGATCTTTTCCGCTACCGCTTCAATGAGCTGATTGCAAAACAAAAGCTGGAATTTATGCACAGGAATAATCTGCAATATGACACAGTAAGTTTATTTTCCTTGATTTTATGTTTCtacattgatttaaaaagtaaCTGCAAGAGAGTACATTTTGAAAGACACCTTTTCTCTTTTGTTGCTTGAGGGTTAAATGTTTAACACTTGAACATGTTTCAGtgaaaaatattgattattacAGCTCCAACTGAAGTGCTGAGTGTGTAGTTTCCTCCATTCACAACATAGTGTTATTGCAATGTTTCTTCACTAGATGGAGCTGTTTGATCACTGTAACAGGACCCtgaatgttaaatgttttcttataTGGTGATGTTAAAGTTTTAAACTtagaaaaaatatgtatttaagaGATGAAAATGtgatatgtaaaaaatataagtCTAGGCGTTTAGTTTTTCTAAACAGTGCCTTCATGTGATAAGTGACGTTCGGTTTCCTTGAGCTTCGACCTTCAACATGTTCAAAGTGATACAGTTCTGCCTTTTCACTGAaattcatcatcctcatcaatGTCTTTTCAGATTAGTGTCGCGGAGAAGAAGACTCTGCAGGAGAAACTCATCAACTCCAGTTATGCCGTCAGTGGGATCACTGTTGAGGAACAGGACTTCTACAAAGTGAGTAACTCTTGTCAGACGaagttgttctgtgttttcttatcGCTTTGGTTTCACAAGGCGAATGCAAGGTCCTGAAACAAGCCATGTGGACGATACCACCACGAACAATATGCTGTCTGATCTGGATGGTACaactttaataaataaacaacagttGTCATGTTAAAATCACCCTCACTATTGCGAGGAATTATTCTTTTCACTGTCTTGATCACAAAAACACTACGATGTTTGATTATTTGGATTAATGTTCCAAATGTAATGTTCTTGGGTCCTATTCAGAGATGTTTCGATAATTTTAACCATTAATTTGATAGAATAACCCCTGTCACTATCAACAACCCAGATCACAGGATTTTCAATTTTCCTTTATGACTTGAAGTGTAAAATAGGTTGGTCAGAATTTTCAGAAAAAAGGCCTTTATCCtcatgggaaaaaaaggaaaaaacatgtTATATAAATCCTCTTTTGGCTTTGGTCCAGTGTTAGGCTCAGAATAATTACAAGAGCTTTCTCATTAGTGTCACCCATTCTCTCCAATTCGAACCTGCCCAAGAGTACCAGTGAAGCTGGGTAGTGAACTGTGAACTCTTAAAAATAATGTATTAATTGCACTGAAGTAAAACACAGACATTTCCGCTTGGTTCCATTTTTTTCCCTtcaactcttcctcctcccggGCCAATGTTTTGTCAGATAGTCAGAAAATTgtaatatgaaataaattaatttataacTGTTGCATTTCTCCCTCAGGCCATTTAAATCAACTTACTGGAGAACTCCTACACTCAAAAATACATCAGAATATATTGTATTACTTCTTAAGAAATGTTTTGACATAATACTGTTGAGTCACTTAATGTTCAAATAGCGGAAGAATCTGTTTAATCAGTATGAATACTGAGAGTGAAGAATAAGTGCTTGATTGACAGATCACCGTCATAACCTTTCACGGCTGAATAGATTTAAGTCTacagtttgtcttttcacagaatgaaaaggaaaaggggGAAATGTCATGGCCTGCTGCTTGACTCTGAATTTACATTAACGTGTTGCTTGACAGTCTCTTTGCCGAGGGAATGTAAATCATTGCACTCTCGTTATTCAACGTCACGTGAATAAGTGTAAATTCTCGGATTGCATTAGAAGcagctaaaaataaaaatagcaaTAGGGTTGGTGTTTACATCCTGAGACTCATTCATGCAAAGggaatattaaaatgaatgtcTTTTTGAACTTTTTACTCCCCCACCCTCGTTGTTTTAAAAGGTTCCATTTCAAGATGCACTGGATCTAGTGCGATCGAGGAGAGTGTACCTGAAAGCCGGCTATGCGTACATCCCTCACCAGGACATCGTCGCCATTGTTCTCAATGATTTTCGCACCAGGATTTCCAAAGCTCTCGCAGTAAGTGTTAACGTCTCATGTAACATTGCAGGAGGCACACAGATGAATGAGAATGTAGACTTGAGAGCAACGGGACAGGTCATGATTTAAACATACAGCAAACATTTACCTTcatgtatatatgtaaaatAGGGCTGTAGACGGCCTTATCTTTGTTTGTCACTTTGCTGTTTATGGTCTAGAACCCAAAACACTAAGATCCTTTGGTGTCGACTTTGCTTGCTAGCATCCTCCATATTCATAGAAGAGCAAATAACCTACCTTTATTGATTGGTGAGCGCCCCCAGCTGGGTCATGAGGTAAACTACTGTTTGTGATGCTCTTCTTGACTTCAAAATTTGAATGAATATGACAACCCAAATAAATATGTAACAATAGGGACCTTTTCGACCAATGAGTACTCTGTATTTATTACAACATTATTTCTCCGGACTCATGGGGAGAATTACACCCAGCTTCAAACTTTGCCTTCATTTGTAAAGGTTTATATTCAAAACGTCAAACTATCTTACGCACACTCTCAAGTGTGAGTCAGTACGAGCCAAGCTGTCATGGCTGGTAAATATGATGCTATTCAATACAACTCtgaccttttaaaaataaactaacaGGATCATAGATTTTAATGAGCCCCATTCTGACACACTAGAACAGCTTCACTTTACATATTATTTAAGAGTAGTTAAAGTGGTTAAAATGTTCCTGTTCATCGatgttatgtaaatacattttgtgtatATAGTAAGCCTGGTCGCATCAGGCCTAACATTTTCAAATTGTGATTGTGGTTGTTCCCTTCTGTGCCCTGAGGGAAAACTGGAGGAATGCAGGGTTCAGATGAGGAGAACAAGTGTGCACATATGACATAAAATGTCTGGAGGGAAGAGCAGGGACAGCTAGTGTGGAAGTGCTTATTGTTCCTGCGGgcatgatgttttttttaacggGCTGGGGAAGTTGGTGGGTGAAATTGTGGAATAGGCACACTTGTGCACCGCATGTAATGCCCTGGGGGATCTGAGGCATGTTGTTTTGGAAACCAGAGGCGTTCTTCATAATATATGTGAGGAGACAAGCAAGGTTCAGTTCCTTTGTGGTGAGAGGTCCTGAGTGGGGAGAGGGCTGAAGCATGACCAGCAACCAAAGGAAGTAGCATGGTACGGTTTGTGAACAGACAGTCTATTTTTTAGGATGATGCCAGCAATGAGCTATACAGGTTGTATacaaccacagagaggaaacaaagtagacatgttggactttatATACAGACGAATGACAGGTCCTGCCGATACAAGTATTCAAACAATgttttatataatcaaataacTAGTTACAATCAAACTTACTAGAGACATGTTTGAACAGACATCATTGGGCTCAgaactacctgaaatgacagaaacaatcttTGAGAAAAGGGTATTTAATGTATACTTTGACATTGTCGTTTGGTCAGTGTCCTATTCAGTAACATGAAGAAGGCAGGGCTTCTAATCTAGACTGCAGCCAACCAGCATgggtttgttttcacttttggtGAGCTGTCATTTTTCCCATCTCTATATATCTCTACATCTCTATTGTTGGAAGCAGGCACCAATATGTGTGAGATTATCATGGTACTAATGATAAAAGAGAAGAGCTACATTTTGAGGGATATCGTTTGGCCAGGACAAGCACATTGGTCAAGTATTATACTAAAGAAGTGTATTTAAATTCTGGTACATGGAACTGGGGAGGCAGAGCTGTACTATACTCATTTGTTTGACTTACATTTTAATATGCAGTTTGTGTACCACTACCCACAGAATATATGACAGTATTTAACCTGCTGCATATTGCTTTCAAAGAAGTGTAAGTTTATTTCATATAGTGTTGGTGTCGTGACAGTGTTTCTTAATGACATCAAACCCAGTGTCCTCCTCATTCCAAAGCAGCTATGTGCATCTACCTTGGAGCTGGCAGTTTGTCGCTCTGTGCATAGAAAATCATTTGGCAGTTTGAACAAAGGTTGTGTCTTTGTTCTGCGCTAGTGTTCTgttctccatccatcccttgTATTTTACTGAGTAGTCACTTTCAAGCCGTGCGTTTGGAGGTAATGCCTGTGTTCATGACAAAGAGAAATCTGCCTGGCCACTGATCTAAAATGCCTATTGGCAAAATGAAGAACtcatcagaaagaaaaacaccacTGGGCAAGTTAGGTGGAAAATCCCCATGGAGTTCTACTCTGGTAAAACTGCACCGGCTGCAAAATACACACCAGTCTCCAAATAGTGAATTAAATTGTCCACTGCTCTTGGTGTAGTCTAAAGCGTCATTGTGTCTGTGCTTAAGCTGGAATAATGGGCAAAATGTCCTTGATGTGCTTTAATCAGAACACATGTGCTCCACTACAGGATGTCTGGCAGAGAGGATTAGAAAAgaaataactaataaaatgaATAACTTGGCCCAGTTCAGCCATACTTCTATTTGCTGGTAATTATCCGGACCACTAACTGTTGGAACGAAACAATGCTGCAAAACAATTTTTCTTGTAACTCTGCCATTACGACTGTTTGTGTTACTATAATGGGTATTCTCCTCCACTGGGTACAACGATTGGACATCACAAAAATGTGTCATTAAAAAGGCATGAAATTGAAGGCTGCTTCTCTACATGGCTGCAGCTATTGGTTTGatgttcattttaacagatAGAATATAGTTTATTAAGAGGTTTCTTTGTGTATGTGGATGAGGGACTTTGAATGGAGAATGTAGTCGATTGGGATCATGTTAtagaaatatatagatatataattattttttttaatttataaagcaATTATCCTAAGTAAAAGTTTCTATTGGCTTGGGAGGTGCATCCATCTGTTAACTTGCTTTTGAGTTTTATAATTGCTGTCTGAAAAACTTCACATCAAGCTGATTGTAAACCAAATGTCAGGAGTTTATTTACTGATCAATAATTGTAATAATTGTCAATTTGGATAATGTGATTCCAAAGAAAACCTCTGAGTTGTATTATCCGATTGTGATTCCTTAAGTTTCACTCACTTTTGTTTGAATTACCACatttttcttacacttgacctGCAATGGTAGGCTTATAGGTTATTTAGGTATATTATAGTAGGTTATATTCCTTTGACTGACACTGTTTACCCTCACTCACACGATGCCTGTCTCTTGAATCTTGCAGCTGACAGCCCGCTCGCTACCAGCAGTGCATTCTGATGAACGGCTTCAACCTCTCCTTAACCATCTCAGGTAAGCAGCAGGATTAATCACTTTGTTccggttttcttttctttcttttcttattttgccCAAATGCTTTTGAGAAAGAGATTTAGCGTAATTGTTCTCCGGCATGGAGGAGGGCTATGGGGGTTAGGGGGCGGTCTGAATCCACTCGATCTGCCACTGTAGACAAGTCCAGAAGTTAAGGGAGTTGTTCAGTATTGAAAGAACCTAGGACTGTGCAACATGTGTCATGTCTCATACAATTTATCATCAGCTGTATTGTATCTTCGCTTGGTGTTTGAGCAAGTTCTCAAAATTGAATGTGTCCAAATGACACCAAATATGACAATGGACTTCATTATCCTTTGTCAATACTGTGGCTAAACTGTAAACTATCAAGCCTCTTCTTGGACATACTGGTTATACATAATtgtatcaaatatatatatatatactgtatatatattagtATTGGAATTTTTTAATCCCTAATATTGGTATTGGCCATCCAAAATCTCATATCAGTCGGGCTGTAGACGAATCAGATCTCAGTGTGAAACCTGCTCGGCGTCATGCTGTGAGCGGACTGTGATCAGTGGCTGTGATGTGGTCACACTGCAGCAGGTTTTACTCTAGACAGGTATGGTGCAGTAAAAGGTATCACTTTTCTTGATGTGTTGGAGGATGACGTTTTGCCAAAACACTCAACACAAGCCTCTCTCTTCATCGTAGCTCTGCTCTAAACCTGCGTTCAGTTTTATCAGACCACCGCTGCAATATTTCAAATTGtatcaaacaacaacaatggcacCCGGTGTAGAGGCTGAACAATCCTTTGACCAAATCCAATCctaaatttaatgggttctttcttggctcatcTGTctcaagtttcatggaaatccattcaatAGTTCTTCAAACAAAACTGGTGACAACATCCTTGGCAGAGATAAGAACAACAAAGTGTAcataaaaagttaaatgttttaccAAACCACAGAGCTGTGTGAGCCGTGTGTAATACTGAGGCCTCACCTCTTGAAGATACCTTAATGTCAAATCCTTAAACGTGATCACAATTCAAAGATAATGTGATTCCGCCACAGCGCACGTTTGCATTGAACATCAGTAGACTTCAATAGACGTCAGCCTCAATAGCAGAGAAGAATGACTCAGAGCACAGTGGGTGTTTATCTTACATTAGATAAAAGCAAGAACATGAATATAGAGGTTGAAGAAGTCGCATTGCCTGATTGTTGATGGGGATTAGTGGGGGAGGTTGTTGAGATTAGTGGGCAGGCCTATAATCTCCGGTGGTAGGGGGGGGACACGATGTAATGTGAGGCACTGCCACATGGGACTCCACAGACGTCCTAAAATATTGACTTAAAAATTGTCTTGATAACAGATTAGCTGTGTCAAGTTTGTTTAGCAGGAGATTAAAAGGCTTGTATTCACTTTTTTGAATAATTGCATTAGCACCATTATTTTAGCTGTGtcctgtttttaaagttttcattGCAGCCCTGAttactttatctttttttaaactttacttAGTATTTGGTCTTTATTTGTCAAGGATCTGATAAAGTTCTTATTTTTTCTCATTCCAGTCATGCCTATGTGGGACAGGATTACAGCATCCAGAAGAATGTCGGCAAAATCTCCTTGGAACAAATTGATTCAGTGAGTTGCACTGAccatttatttttgaaatgtcaaGTTCAGGGTTCCATTGTGCCTGAGAATGTGTGGTGGGAAACCGGAGATATGATGTTTGTATTGTAACTGTCAACACCACAGCGAGGAATGAACAGAAAGTGTATTTAGTGGCATGTTAGTTTTAATCCACCTGTTCACATTATGTTAACATGTTGTCTATCAGATATTTACAGGTGCTGATGAATTATTGTTGTTCATTTTTGCGTGTCTTCCTGTAGCTTTCGGTGAAGTCTTTCCCGCTGTGTAAGAGGCAGCTCCACCAGGCCCTGAAGGAGAACCACCACCTACGTCATGGAGGCCGTATGCAGTACGGCCTCTTCCTCAAAGGCATCGGCCTCTCTCTGGAGCAGGCGCTGCAGTTCTGGAGGTCGGAGTTCATCAGAGGCAAAGTGGATGCAGACAAGGTAATGTGGAAAATATCAACATGGTTTCTGACACTTCACATACGAAGAACACAGCAGTCTTCGGTTCAGATGCGTTcacaaagtcatgaaaatgtctTGAGCACAGTGTTGACGGCTGTGTAGAGCATGCAGGAAGCAGGACATGACGTGTGCATTCTGCTGCAGATATCACATGTTGTGGTCcaaagcacatcaacaccagcatcTGCCCTTATTACCTAAATCTCTTAGACCTGTTTTACAACAAATTTATCAGGTAAATGCTGTGTTTTTATAAACACGGGAAAAGCCTATTAAAAAATGCATCATCTTCAACGTCACTCACCTCGCTGTCGTGCAAAAGACATGTTaaagacaaaagccagatgtttgtGGGTGTTTTTTGGATTGGAGAAAGGAGCTATAGTCTTTCCAAGTAGACCTCTTTGTTGGCGGCCTCTACGTGTGTTgaacctctttttcatccagagatgcttttattctttatgggttttttcagttttgcatccatATTCCCACCGCATTCTCACATGGTTGCACTGGGACATTTGAGGGATGATCATGTCTGGTAGGAAAAGTTCTGAAAAATGTTCTcagcaactgacttggacatttggaTTCTCACATCCTGCCCCtccagaaaatgtaataaaaatgttcaGCGCTTGTAA is a window encoding:
- the prim2 gene encoding DNA primase large subunit codes for the protein MEFSSNRRKKFISSHQAEIYGHPLQFYGQPPLENISLMEFETFAVDRLKLLKTIENLGVSYLKGSDDYKKKLNNESKNLNFPYRLEADDRKPQIGLSEHEKRRKDHISHFILRLAYCQTEDLRRWFIQQEVDLFRYRFNELIAKQKLEFMHRNNLQYDTISVAEKKTLQEKLINSSYAVSGITVEEQDFYKVPFQDALDLVRSRRVYLKAGYAYIPHQDIVAIVLNDFRTRISKALALTARSLPAVHSDERLQPLLNHLSHAYVGQDYSIQKNVGKISLEQIDSLSVKSFPLCKRQLHQALKENHHLRHGGRMQYGLFLKGIGLSLEQALQFWRSEFIRGKVDADKFDKQYTYGIRHMYGKEGKRADYTPYSCMKVILSNLPSQGDHHGCPFRHSDQELLKQKLQSYKVSPSGINQILELVKGMHYQLACQKYFELTHNIEEANFSLNHPNQYFIESQRVIVGGKDIKREVGTSQRSQENSAIKGSTGAPEPAAKAPQDLAEMTEDLDSFFQDA